In Dehalogenimonas etheniformans, one genomic interval encodes:
- the glmU gene encoding bifunctional sugar-1-phosphate nucleotidylyltransferase/acetyltransferase: MIQAKRETDRENSLLKAVILAAGEGRRMKPLTFTRPKPMITVANKPILEWLLLECIAAGITEFAFIIGYREGSIRDYFGDGTRWKVRISYFIQAEATGTASAIKLAQGMVGDRFIVLNGDGIIGKADIERLASFPSTSIAVQEVNDTTGLGIIEVENGRVKSILEKPEYATSKLANAGTYLFTEAIFQAIDRTEKSPRGQFEITRSLEILINDGSGVACQPINYWLTVSYPWELLRVNEIILSGMESGCEGAIEPGAHIEGRCVLGKNTRIRSGSYITGPVIIGENCDIGPNCYIRGSTAIGNGCRIGASVEIKNSIIMSGTKIPHLSYVGDSVIGENCNFGAGTKVANLRFDHRNIRSGHVDTGLHKFGAIIGDNVQTGINVSINPGTLIGDGALIRPGSVVSGEVERGSLVR; this comes from the coding sequence ATGATTCAGGCAAAACGGGAGACAGACCGGGAGAATAGCCTCTTAAAGGCGGTAATTCTGGCGGCGGGAGAAGGCAGGCGCATGAAGCCCCTGACCTTTACGCGTCCCAAACCCATGATAACGGTAGCAAATAAACCCATTCTTGAATGGCTTTTATTGGAGTGCATCGCAGCTGGAATTACTGAATTTGCTTTCATCATCGGTTATAGAGAGGGTTCAATCAGGGACTACTTTGGTGACGGGACCCGCTGGAAAGTCCGAATTTCCTATTTCATCCAGGCAGAGGCGACTGGTACCGCCAGTGCTATAAAGTTGGCGCAGGGGATGGTAGGTGATCGCTTCATCGTATTGAATGGTGATGGGATCATTGGTAAAGCAGACATCGAACGGTTGGCAAGCTTTCCGTCGACCTCCATCGCGGTACAAGAAGTCAACGACACGACCGGTCTTGGAATCATCGAGGTTGAAAACGGCCGGGTTAAAAGCATTCTGGAAAAGCCGGAGTACGCTACTTCAAAACTCGCTAACGCAGGTACTTACCTATTTACCGAAGCCATTTTCCAGGCTATCGACCGCACCGAAAAATCCCCCCGGGGTCAGTTTGAAATCACCAGATCGCTGGAGATTCTGATCAATGATGGATCTGGCGTTGCCTGTCAGCCTATTAACTATTGGCTGACCGTGAGTTATCCCTGGGAACTCTTGAGAGTCAATGAAATAATATTGTCTGGGATGGAATCGGGTTGTGAAGGCGCGATCGAACCGGGGGCTCACATTGAAGGTCGTTGTGTCTTAGGAAAAAACACCAGGATCCGTTCCGGCTCTTATATCACCGGGCCCGTGATTATCGGGGAGAACTGCGATATCGGCCCCAACTGTTATATCCGCGGTTCGACGGCAATTGGCAATGGATGTCGTATCGGCGCTTCGGTCGAGATCAAGAATTCGATAATCATGTCTGGCACCAAGATTCCGCACCTCAGTTATGTCGGCGACAGTGTGATTGGTGAAAATTGTAACTTTGGGGCGGGCACCAAGGTCGCCAACCTTCGGTTCGATCACCGCAATATAAGGAGCGGCCATGTTGATACCGGTTTGCATAAATTTGGAGCGATTATCGGTGATAACGTTCAAACCGGAATAAACGTCTCGATAAATCCGGGCACGCTGATCGGTGATGGCGCGTTGATTCGGCCCGGATCTGTCGTCAGTGGGGAAGTCGAACGCGGCTCACTGGTACGATGA
- a CDS encoding glutaredoxin domain-containing protein: MAEVTKLYGTSWCPHTSRSRAILDRQKVSYTWIDIERDPSACTFVERTNKGNRSVPTIVFPDGSILVEPADFVLIQKCEEITK; encoded by the coding sequence ATGGCTGAAGTGACGAAACTATACGGCACCTCATGGTGCCCCCATACCTCCCGCTCCAGGGCTATTCTGGACAGGCAAAAGGTTTCTTACACCTGGATTGATATCGAACGGGATCCTTCTGCCTGTACCTTCGTCGAACGGACTAACAAGGGTAATCGAAGTGTGCCGACCATTGTTTTTCCGGATGGTTCCATCCTGGTTGAACCGGCTGACTTCGTCTTAATTCAAAAATGCGAAGAAATCACCAAGTAA